The following coding sequences are from one Microvirgula aerodenitrificans DSM 15089 window:
- a CDS encoding phosphoadenylyl-sulfate reductase: MELDAKVAAARALLAGIASGHAPAVFTTSFGAEDMVITDLIADGNIDIDIVSIDTGRLPAETYELMTRTASRYPQQRIDVLFPDHQGVEAFVAQHGVNGFYDSVDARKACCAARKLEPLRRALAGRNAWVTGLRRAQSVTREGLGESEYDEQYRLTKFNPLLEWSERDVWDYLRARDVPYNTLHDQHYPSIGCAPCTRAIAVGEDVRAGRWWWENPENKECGLHVHMLKPAA, translated from the coding sequence GTGGAACTCGACGCCAAAGTCGCGGCCGCGCGCGCGCTACTCGCCGGAATCGCCAGCGGGCATGCCCCTGCCGTGTTCACGACGAGCTTCGGCGCCGAGGACATGGTCATCACCGACCTTATCGCCGACGGGAATATCGATATCGATATCGTCAGCATTGATACCGGTCGCCTGCCGGCAGAGACTTATGAACTGATGACGCGAACGGCCAGCCGCTATCCGCAGCAGCGCATCGACGTGCTGTTTCCCGATCATCAGGGCGTGGAAGCCTTTGTCGCGCAACACGGCGTCAATGGTTTCTACGACAGCGTCGACGCGCGCAAGGCCTGCTGCGCGGCACGCAAGCTCGAACCGCTGCGCCGCGCACTGGCCGGCCGCAATGCCTGGGTGACCGGCCTGCGCCGTGCCCAGTCGGTGACCCGCGAAGGGCTGGGCGAAAGCGAATACGACGAACAGTACCGGCTGACCAAATTCAACCCGCTGCTCGAATGGAGCGAACGCGACGTCTGGGATTACCTCCGCGCCCGCGACGTGCCCTACAACACCCTGCACGACCAGCACTATCCGTCCATCGGCTGCGCCCCCTGTACGCGGGCCATCGCCGTCGGCGAAGACGTGCGCGCCGGCCGGTGGTGGTGGGAGAATCCCGAAAACAAGGAGTGCGGCCTGCACGTCCATATGCTGAAACCCGCTGCCTGA
- a CDS encoding DUF2238 domain-containing protein produces the protein MLNTPRPPYGLAALVAVVATWSAILPFDRPTWWLEVAPVLLAAPLIALSWRRFPLTPLLCAAVALHMILLLYGGHYTYAETPFGNWLREQLGTERNPFDRLGHLAQGFVPALVVREILLRRSPLHAGKWLTFITLSICLAISAAYELLEFAAAMAIGQGADEFLATQGDPWDTQWDMLCALIGATLSLLLLSPLHNHQIAKLRRFS, from the coding sequence ATGCTGAATACACCCCGCCCCCCGTACGGGCTGGCCGCGCTGGTCGCCGTTGTGGCGACCTGGTCGGCCATCCTGCCGTTCGACCGCCCGACCTGGTGGCTGGAAGTCGCGCCGGTACTGCTGGCCGCGCCGCTGATCGCCCTGAGCTGGCGCCGCTTCCCGCTGACGCCGCTGCTGTGCGCCGCCGTGGCGCTGCACATGATCCTGCTGTTGTATGGCGGCCACTACACCTATGCCGAGACGCCGTTCGGCAACTGGCTGCGCGAGCAGCTCGGTACCGAACGCAATCCGTTCGACCGCCTCGGCCACCTGGCGCAGGGCTTCGTGCCGGCACTGGTGGTCCGCGAGATCCTGCTCCGCCGCTCGCCGCTGCACGCCGGCAAATGGCTGACCTTCATCACCCTGTCGATCTGCCTGGCCATCAGTGCCGCCTACGAACTGTTAGAATTCGCGGCGGCGATGGCCATCGGCCAGGGCGCCGACGAATTCCTCGCCACCCAGGGCGATCCGTGGGATACACAGTGGGACATGCTGTGCGCGCTGATCGGCGCGACGCTGTCACTGCTGTTGCTGTCACCACTCCACAATCACCAGATCGCGAAACTCCGTAGATTTTCCTGA
- the parE gene encoding DNA topoisomerase IV subunit B — MSQTYDESAVRVLKGLEPVKERPGMYTRTTDPTHICQEVVDNAADEALGGYARKIAVTVHTDGSLSVEDDGRGIPVGLHPAEHIPVVELVFTQLHAGGKFDKTAGGAYAFSGGLHGVGVSVTNALSTRLEVEVKRDGAVWRIVFSGGDVIEPLTQIGECGARTSGTSVRVWPDPKYFESPRYSMTELERLLRAKAVLLPGVAVTLTIEKADGSSDTRTWRYPDGLKSYLDELCNSDAPLAPPFAAEHYAGPDHDTFAEGEGAAWAFAWFEEGTGGGESYVNLIPTASGGTHEAGLRTGVFEAMKAFVEHHGLMPRGVKLLAEDVWSRARYVLSARVLDPQFQGQTKEKLNNRDALKLVSAMVRDPFEHWLNTHVDDGKKIAELAIRQAQHRLKSTRKVEKKKGSGVAVLPGKLTDCESEDIERNELFLVEGDSAGGSAKLARDKETQAILPLRGKVLNSWETDRDQLFGNAEIHDISVAIGVDPHGDGDAPDLSGLRYGKIAILSDADVDGSHIQVLLLTLFYRHFPKLVEHGHIYVAQPPLFRVDVPGQGKTRPPRKFYALDEAEMDGIVDRLRAEQVREGSWSVSRFKGLGEMNPEQLRDTTMNPDTRRLLPVQIRTDAHDDTRRMFSMLMGKGEASSRRTWMEAHGNEVETDI; from the coding sequence ATGAGTCAGACTTACGACGAAAGTGCCGTCCGCGTCCTGAAGGGCCTCGAGCCCGTCAAGGAACGGCCGGGCATGTACACCCGCACCACCGACCCCACCCATATCTGCCAGGAAGTCGTCGACAACGCGGCGGACGAGGCGCTGGGCGGCTATGCGCGCAAGATTGCCGTCACCGTACACACGGACGGCTCGCTGTCGGTCGAGGATGACGGCCGTGGCATTCCGGTCGGCCTGCATCCGGCCGAACACATTCCGGTAGTCGAGCTGGTGTTCACCCAGCTGCACGCCGGCGGCAAGTTCGACAAGACGGCCGGCGGCGCCTATGCGTTCTCCGGCGGCCTGCACGGTGTCGGCGTCTCGGTCACCAATGCGCTGTCGACCCGGCTGGAAGTCGAGGTCAAGCGCGACGGCGCGGTATGGCGCATCGTGTTCTCCGGCGGCGACGTCATCGAACCGCTGACGCAGATCGGTGAATGCGGTGCCCGGACCTCCGGCACCAGCGTCCGCGTCTGGCCGGACCCGAAATACTTCGAGAGCCCGCGCTACTCGATGACCGAGCTCGAACGCCTGCTGCGCGCCAAGGCGGTGTTGCTGCCCGGCGTGGCCGTGACGCTGACGATCGAAAAGGCCGACGGCAGCAGCGACACCCGTACCTGGCGCTATCCGGACGGACTGAAAAGCTATCTGGACGAGCTGTGCAACAGCGACGCGCCGCTGGCGCCGCCGTTCGCCGCCGAACACTATGCCGGCCCCGATCACGACACCTTTGCCGAGGGCGAAGGTGCGGCATGGGCCTTTGCCTGGTTCGAGGAAGGCACCGGCGGCGGCGAAAGCTACGTCAACCTGATCCCGACCGCCTCCGGCGGCACCCACGAGGCGGGGCTGCGCACCGGCGTGTTCGAGGCAATGAAAGCCTTCGTCGAGCACCATGGCCTGATGCCGCGCGGCGTGAAGCTGCTGGCGGAAGACGTATGGAGCCGCGCCCGCTATGTGTTGTCGGCCCGCGTGCTTGACCCGCAGTTCCAGGGCCAGACCAAGGAAAAGCTCAACAACCGCGATGCGCTGAAGCTGGTCTCGGCCATGGTGCGCGACCCGTTCGAGCACTGGCTGAACACCCATGTCGACGACGGCAAGAAGATCGCCGAGCTGGCCATTCGCCAGGCGCAGCACCGGCTGAAGTCCACGCGCAAGGTCGAAAAGAAAAAGGGCTCCGGCGTCGCCGTGCTGCCCGGCAAGCTGACCGACTGCGAGAGCGAGGACATCGAGCGCAACGAACTGTTCCTGGTCGAGGGCGACTCGGCCGGCGGTTCGGCCAAGCTGGCGCGCGACAAGGAAACCCAGGCCATCCTGCCGCTGCGCGGCAAGGTGCTGAACAGCTGGGAAACCGACCGCGACCAGCTGTTCGGCAATGCCGAAATTCATGATATCTCGGTGGCGATCGGCGTCGATCCGCATGGTGACGGCGATGCGCCGGACCTGTCCGGCCTGCGCTACGGCAAGATCGCCATCCTGTCGGATGCCGACGTCGACGGCTCCCACATCCAGGTCCTGCTGCTGACGCTGTTCTATCGCCATTTCCCGAAGCTGGTCGAACACGGCCATATCTACGTGGCACAGCCGCCGCTGTTCCGCGTCGACGTTCCCGGCCAGGGCAAGACCCGTCCGCCGCGCAAGTTCTACGCGCTGGACGAGGCGGAAATGGACGGCATCGTCGACCGGCTGCGCGCCGAGCAGGTGCGCGAAGGCAGCTGGTCGGTCAGCCGCTTCAAGGGCCTGGGCGAGATGAACCCGGAGCAGTTGCGCGACACCACCATGAATCCGGACACCCGCCGGCTGCTGCCGGTGCAGATCCGCACCGACGCCCACGACGACACCCGCAGGATGTTCTCGATGCTGATGGGCAAGGGCGAGGCCAGCAGTCGCCGCACCTGGATGGAAGCACACGGCAACGAAGTCGAGACCGATATCTAG
- a CDS encoding RNA pyrophosphohydrolase — translation MLDRDGYRPNVGIILCNAKNQVFWGKRVREHSWQFPQGGIKPGESPEAAMYRELMEEVGLSPHHVKILGRTRDWMRYEVPPNWVRREWRGSYKGQKQIWFLLRLTGRDSDVCLRASSHPEFDGWRWSDYWSPIDSVIDFKRGVYESALTELARLLRGLDARQS, via the coding sequence ATGCTGGACCGGGACGGCTATCGCCCCAACGTGGGAATTATCCTCTGTAACGCGAAAAATCAGGTGTTCTGGGGCAAGCGGGTGCGCGAGCACTCGTGGCAGTTTCCACAAGGGGGTATCAAACCGGGCGAAAGCCCGGAAGCGGCCATGTACCGCGAACTGATGGAAGAAGTGGGCTTGTCCCCTCATCACGTGAAGATCCTCGGTCGCACCCGCGACTGGATGCGTTATGAGGTACCGCCCAACTGGGTCCGTCGGGAATGGCGAGGCAGTTACAAGGGACAGAAACAGATCTGGTTCCTGCTGCGCCTGACCGGACGTGACTCCGACGTCTGTTTGCGGGCATCGAGCCATCCTGAGTTCGATGGCTGGCGCTGGAGCGACTACTGGTCGCCCATCGACAGCGTGATCGACTTCAAACGCGGCGTGTACGAATCGGCGCTGACCGAGCTCGCCCGTCTGTTGCGCGGGCTGGACGCCCGCCAGTCGTAG
- the cysB gene encoding HTH-type transcriptional regulator CysB: MKLQQLRYLVEVAKQGLNVSEAAEKLHTSQPGISKQIRLLEDELGIQVFIRNGKRVVAVSEPGQQVLDIAGRILREAQNLKRVGDEFAREEEGELTIATTHTQARYALPTAVQAFLKRYPKVSLRIKQGNPIQICEMVVAGEADFAVATESIDQFSELTALDCYQWNRSVVAPLGHPILSLDHPLTLADIAAWPIVTYDYAFAGRNNINRAFELSGIEPNIVLTAIDTDVIKTYVGLGLGVGIIATMAFEPERDTQLGFVHAEHLFLPSTTRIGIRRDAYLRGFAYHFIELFAPHLTRQVVDRSMRGGDDE; encoded by the coding sequence ATGAAGCTGCAGCAGTTGCGTTATCTGGTGGAGGTCGCCAAGCAGGGCCTGAATGTGTCCGAGGCGGCGGAGAAACTCCACACGTCGCAGCCCGGGATTTCCAAGCAGATTCGCCTGCTGGAAGACGAACTGGGCATTCAGGTGTTTATCCGCAACGGCAAGCGGGTGGTGGCGGTCAGCGAACCGGGCCAGCAGGTATTGGATATCGCCGGCCGCATCCTGCGCGAAGCGCAGAACCTGAAGCGGGTCGGCGACGAGTTCGCCCGCGAGGAAGAGGGCGAACTGACCATCGCCACCACGCACACCCAGGCACGCTATGCGCTGCCGACCGCGGTGCAGGCGTTTCTGAAGCGCTATCCGAAGGTCTCGCTGCGCATCAAGCAGGGCAATCCGATCCAGATCTGCGAAATGGTCGTGGCTGGCGAGGCCGATTTTGCCGTGGCGACCGAAAGCATCGACCAGTTCTCCGAACTGACCGCACTCGACTGCTACCAGTGGAACCGCAGTGTGGTGGCGCCGCTCGGCCATCCGATCCTGTCGCTTGACCATCCGCTGACGCTGGCGGACATCGCCGCGTGGCCGATCGTGACCTACGACTACGCGTTTGCCGGCCGCAACAATATCAACCGTGCCTTCGAACTGTCCGGCATCGAACCGAATATCGTGCTGACCGCCATCGACACCGACGTGATCAAGACCTATGTCGGGCTGGGACTCGGGGTCGGCATCATCGCCACCATGGCATTCGAGCCGGAGCGCGACACCCAGCTCGGCTTCGTGCATGCCGAGCACCTGTTCCTGCCGTCGACCACCCGGATCGGCATCCGCCGCGATGCGTACCTGCGCGGCTTCGCCTACCACTTCATCGAACTGTTCGCCCCGCACCTGACCCGTCAGGTAGTTGACCGCAGCATGCGCGGCGGCGACGACGAATAG
- a CDS encoding thioredoxin family protein gives MALTPSSMLPLGYPLPAFELPDGTGRRYRSEQLAGPAGLLVIFICNHCPYVKHIDPVLAPLGAVLAAQGIGMVAISSNDVVAYPDDAPARMAETAHLLGYTFPYLYDEDQSVAHAFHAACTPDPYLFDAGGHLVWRGQLDASRPGNGIADAADLRRAVTAMLAGQPPLTEQKPSIGCGIKWRKA, from the coding sequence ATGGCCCTGACCCCTTCTTCCATGCTGCCGCTCGGCTACCCGCTGCCGGCGTTCGAGCTGCCGGACGGCACCGGCCGCCGCTACCGCAGCGAGCAGCTTGCCGGTCCGGCCGGCCTGCTGGTCATTTTCATCTGCAACCATTGCCCTTATGTGAAGCACATCGACCCGGTGCTCGCCCCGCTGGGCGCGGTACTGGCGGCACAGGGTATCGGCATGGTCGCCATCTCCAGCAACGACGTGGTCGCCTATCCGGACGACGCGCCGGCGCGCATGGCGGAGACCGCGCACCTGCTCGGCTACACCTTTCCGTACCTGTATGACGAAGACCAGTCGGTTGCCCACGCCTTCCATGCCGCCTGCACCCCGGACCCGTACCTGTTCGATGCCGGCGGCCACCTGGTCTGGCGCGGCCAGCTCGATGCCAGCCGGCCCGGCAATGGCATTGCGGACGCCGCCGACCTCAGGCGCGCCGTCACCGCCATGCTGGCCGGCCAGCCGCCGCTGACCGAACAGAAGCCCAGCATCGGCTGCGGCATCAAGTGGCGCAAAGCCTGA
- the accC gene encoding acetyl-CoA carboxylase biotin carboxylase subunit — MFEKILIANRGEIALRIQRACREMGIKTVVVHSEADREAKYVKLADESVCIGPAASALSYLNVPAIIAAAEVTDAQAIHPGYGFLSENADFAERVEQSGFVFIGPRPETIRQMGDKVCAKQAMIEAGVPCVPGSGGELPDDPAEITKTAREVGYPVIIKAAGGGGGRGMRVVHSEASLINAVNMTKTEAQSAFGNPAVYMEKFLETPRHIEIQVLADEYGHAIYLGERDCSMQRRHQKVIEEAPAPGITDKQRKQIGEACAEACRRIGYRGAGTFEFLFENGEFYFIEMNTRVQVEHPVTELITGIDIVQEQIRVAAGEKLRYTQKDVKIHGHAIECRINAEDPFTFVPSPGKIESYHPAGGPGIRIDSHIYQGYTVPPYYDSMVGKLIAYGDTRDQAIARMRVALSELAISGIKTNIPLHQELMMDAAFQRGGTSIHYLEHRLAERNKKG; from the coding sequence ATGTTTGAAAAAATCCTTATCGCCAATCGCGGAGAAATCGCGCTGCGCATCCAGCGTGCCTGCCGCGAAATGGGCATCAAGACCGTGGTCGTCCACTCCGAGGCCGACCGCGAAGCCAAGTACGTGAAGCTCGCCGATGAATCGGTGTGCATCGGTCCGGCCGCGTCCGCGCTGAGCTACCTGAATGTGCCGGCGATCATCGCCGCTGCCGAAGTCACCGATGCCCAGGCCATCCACCCCGGCTACGGCTTCCTGTCGGAAAACGCCGATTTCGCCGAGCGCGTCGAGCAGTCGGGCTTCGTCTTTATCGGCCCGCGTCCGGAAACCATCCGCCAGATGGGCGACAAGGTGTGTGCCAAGCAGGCCATGATCGAAGCCGGCGTGCCCTGCGTACCGGGCTCCGGCGGCGAACTGCCGGATGATCCGGCCGAAATCACCAAGACGGCCCGCGAAGTCGGCTACCCGGTCATCATCAAGGCGGCCGGCGGCGGCGGCGGTCGCGGCATGCGCGTCGTGCATTCCGAAGCCTCGCTGATCAACGCGGTCAACATGACCAAGACCGAGGCCCAGTCCGCGTTCGGCAACCCGGCCGTGTACATGGAAAAATTCCTCGAGACACCGCGTCACATCGAGATCCAGGTGCTGGCCGACGAGTACGGCCACGCCATCTATCTCGGCGAACGCGACTGCTCGATGCAGCGCCGTCACCAGAAGGTCATCGAAGAAGCGCCGGCCCCCGGCATCACCGACAAGCAGCGCAAGCAGATCGGCGAAGCCTGCGCCGAAGCCTGCCGCCGCATCGGCTACCGTGGCGCGGGCACGTTCGAGTTCCTGTTCGAGAACGGCGAGTTCTATTTCATCGAAATGAACACCCGCGTCCAGGTCGAACACCCGGTGACCGAACTGATCACCGGCATCGACATCGTCCAGGAACAGATCCGCGTGGCCGCCGGCGAAAAGCTGCGCTACACGCAGAAGGACGTGAAGATCCACGGTCACGCCATCGAGTGCCGCATCAACGCCGAAGACCCGTTCACCTTCGTGCCGAGCCCGGGCAAGATCGAAAGCTATCACCCGGCCGGTGGCCCCGGCATCCGCATCGATTCGCACATTTACCAGGGCTATACCGTCCCGCCGTATTACGATTCGATGGTCGGCAAGCTGATCGCCTATGGCGATACCCGTGACCAGGCCATTGCCCGCATGCGCGTGGCGCTGTCCGAACTGGCCATTTCCGGCATCAAGACCAATATTCCGCTGCACCAGGAACTGATGATGGACGCCGCCTTCCAGCGCGGCGGCACCAGCATCCACTATCTGGAGCACCGGCTTGCAGAACGAAACAAGAAGGGCTGA
- a CDS encoding DUF3426 domain-containing protein: MYTTQCPHCDTRFRLQPEQLDAADGLVRCGRCRTVFNARAHLEEEPAAETPVEPDTTAPAGARAEDFATPGTGSTAPWDENAPANEAQRLAHRMRQAKSGEWAAEPLKASSDEIELAPAGSSHDFDLDLPDLATLSSYGEVETPPPPAEEPEVPPLPPLQEDRQPEAQPPEPETPVRNEEPDFASLLDSLKTPPRVEPVVGAVVSATTEPDFDVRIGDHKTPLRVDDEHTPVPLPEDRPVRPARSEKARKKTAGPKRSFAWLWLIGALLAAIALAAQLVYLFRTEIASQVPGARAPLEAACKAFDCTVPLPRQSELLRTEWSEMSFIPEQSALVQLSATVMNHADYDMDWPYMQVTFKDASEHVLLKKVFPPKEWLPAGEQKQPAFAANKEVKVNMQLNLGTLRAQGYSIAWVYP; encoded by the coding sequence ATGTATACAACCCAATGCCCTCATTGCGACACCCGCTTCCGCCTGCAACCCGAACAGCTGGACGCTGCAGACGGGCTGGTGCGCTGCGGACGCTGCCGCACGGTGTTCAACGCCAGAGCGCATCTGGAAGAAGAGCCGGCAGCGGAAACGCCGGTCGAGCCCGACACGACCGCCCCGGCCGGCGCACGCGCCGAAGACTTTGCGACCCCCGGCACCGGATCAACCGCGCCGTGGGATGAAAACGCCCCGGCCAATGAGGCGCAACGGCTCGCGCATCGCATGCGCCAGGCCAAGTCGGGCGAATGGGCAGCCGAGCCGCTGAAAGCCTCCAGCGACGAAATCGAACTGGCACCGGCCGGCAGCTCGCACGATTTCGACCTCGACCTGCCCGACCTCGCCACCCTGTCGAGTTATGGCGAAGTCGAGACACCGCCCCCGCCGGCAGAGGAGCCGGAAGTGCCACCGCTGCCGCCGCTGCAGGAAGACCGGCAGCCGGAAGCGCAGCCCCCGGAACCCGAGACGCCGGTCAGGAATGAAGAGCCCGACTTCGCCAGCCTGCTCGACAGCCTGAAGACGCCACCCCGGGTCGAACCGGTCGTCGGCGCCGTCGTCAGCGCCACCACCGAGCCGGACTTCGACGTCAGGATCGGCGACCACAAGACTCCGCTGCGCGTCGATGACGAGCACACGCCGGTCCCGCTGCCGGAAGACCGGCCGGTGCGTCCCGCCCGCTCCGAAAAAGCCAGGAAGAAGACCGCCGGGCCGAAGCGCAGCTTCGCCTGGCTGTGGCTGATCGGCGCCCTGCTGGCCGCCATCGCCCTGGCCGCCCAGCTGGTGTACCTGTTCCGTACCGAGATCGCCAGCCAGGTGCCGGGCGCCCGCGCGCCGCTGGAAGCCGCCTGTAAGGCGTTCGACTGCACGGTGCCCTTGCCGCGCCAGAGCGAGCTGCTGCGCACCGAGTGGTCGGAAATGAGCTTTATCCCGGAACAGAGCGCACTGGTGCAGCTGTCCGCCACGGTCATGAACCACGCCGACTACGACATGGACTGGCCGTACATGCAGGTCACGTTCAAGGACGCCTCCGAGCACGTGCTGCTGAAAAAGGTCTTCCCGCCGAAGGAATGGCTGCCTGCCGGCGAGCAGAAACAGCCGGCCTTTGCCGCCAACAAGGAGGTCAAGGTCAACATGCAATTGAACCTCGGCACCCTGCGTGCGCAGGGCTACAGCATCGCCTGGGTCTATCCGTAA
- a CDS encoding methyl-accepting chemotaxis protein: MPDLSIRTRLSLLIAVPLLALTGYAGYDANRSWNTIEEMASTSALIAFSTASGDLVHALQAERGRSIGFLNGDPDRKPVDATREDSDRANANLLDFIQNRPLPIAIQSNIAPLKAKLGELAALRARLDARQLQPAQALAAYTGLIDELFAFVGTLEHATRDPELSRDTTALLGLMCQKEFAGRERATLNGALSAGQLDTAARDRIIGGMGQQAACEKQFERAAAPEMSEVYKIIQGTPEYQGGQKMRDSLIVPGEIAAVGVKPADWFKASTLHIDAIKGMQDTLSLTMQAKADGHLADARRSLAITGGITALLLAIVIVMSLMTLRSILKPINQLRQLMDDMARSLNLSLRTGMKGKNEIAAMAGSFDRLAATFEQSLSEVGDNAATLATAARQLTAISAQASEASSAQTESSNRIADAGEEMSQGIAEVVRHAHASRDNADASRRLADEGVEHMNATTAEIRQLASQVNDATQRIEGLHARSQEISRIIVTIREIADQTNLLALNAAIEAARAGEQGRGFAVVADEVRKLAERSSLATVEISTLIGAIRTDTDDVAGQMNEASQRMHDGLTLLDTVQQTLGRIRASAEGTLDKTSEISKSMQEQEVSSDAVAQGIVTIAGQIAQTGQLVNETAEVAGALDVTADRLIGLVGRFRHGQIQA, from the coding sequence ATGCCCGACTTGTCCATTCGCACTCGTCTGTCCCTGCTGATCGCCGTGCCGCTGCTTGCACTGACCGGCTATGCCGGATACGACGCAAACAGAAGCTGGAACACCATCGAGGAGATGGCGTCGACATCGGCGCTGATCGCTTTCTCGACCGCCTCCGGTGACCTGGTTCATGCCCTGCAGGCCGAACGCGGCCGCTCGATCGGCTTCCTGAACGGCGACCCTGACCGCAAGCCGGTCGACGCGACCCGTGAGGACAGCGATCGCGCCAACGCCAACCTGCTCGATTTCATCCAGAATCGCCCGCTGCCGATTGCCATACAATCGAATATCGCACCGCTGAAAGCCAAGCTCGGCGAACTGGCCGCGCTGCGCGCCAGACTCGACGCGCGCCAGCTGCAGCCGGCCCAGGCGCTGGCGGCCTATACCGGCCTGATCGACGAGCTGTTCGCCTTTGTCGGCACACTGGAACATGCCACCCGCGACCCGGAGCTGTCCCGTGACACCACCGCGCTGCTCGGCCTGATGTGCCAGAAGGAATTCGCCGGCCGCGAACGCGCCACGCTGAATGGCGCGCTGTCTGCCGGCCAGCTCGACACTGCCGCCCGCGACCGCATCATCGGCGGCATGGGCCAGCAGGCGGCCTGTGAGAAGCAGTTCGAGCGCGCTGCCGCGCCGGAAATGAGCGAGGTGTACAAGATCATCCAGGGCACGCCGGAATACCAGGGCGGGCAGAAGATGCGTGATTCACTGATCGTGCCGGGCGAAATCGCCGCCGTCGGCGTCAAGCCTGCCGACTGGTTCAAGGCCTCGACACTGCATATCGACGCGATCAAGGGCATGCAGGACACGCTGAGCCTGACCATGCAGGCCAAGGCCGACGGCCACCTGGCCGACGCTCGCCGCTCGCTGGCCATCACGGGCGGCATTACCGCGCTGCTGCTGGCCATCGTCATCGTCATGTCGCTGATGACGCTGCGCAGCATCCTCAAGCCGATCAACCAGCTGCGCCAGTTGATGGACGACATGGCCCGTTCGCTGAACCTGTCGCTGCGCACCGGCATGAAGGGCAAGAACGAAATCGCCGCCATGGCCGGCAGCTTCGACCGTCTGGCCGCCACCTTCGAGCAATCGCTGAGCGAAGTCGGTGACAACGCGGCCACACTGGCCACCGCCGCGCGCCAGCTTACCGCCATCAGCGCCCAGGCCTCCGAGGCCAGCAGCGCCCAGACCGAATCGTCGAACCGCATTGCCGATGCCGGCGAGGAAATGAGCCAGGGCATTGCCGAGGTCGTGCGCCATGCGCATGCCAGTCGCGACAATGCCGATGCCTCGCGCCGCCTGGCCGACGAGGGGGTCGAGCACATGAATGCCACCACCGCCGAAATTCGCCAGCTGGCCAGCCAGGTCAACGATGCCACCCAGCGCATCGAGGGCCTGCATGCCCGCTCGCAGGAAATCAGCCGCATTATCGTGACCATCCGTGAAATCGCCGACCAGACCAATCTGCTGGCGCTGAACGCGGCCATCGAAGCCGCGCGGGCCGGCGAGCAGGGCCGCGGCTTTGCCGTGGTGGCCGACGAAGTGCGCAAGCTGGCGGAACGCTCGAGCCTGGCCACGGTCGAAATTTCCACCCTGATCGGCGCCATTCGCACCGACACCGATGATGTCGCCGGGCAGATGAACGAGGCCAGCCAGCGCATGCACGACGGGCTGACCCTGCTCGACACCGTGCAGCAGACGCTGGGCCGCATCCGCGCCAGCGCCGAGGGCACGCTGGACAAGACCAGCGAGATCAGCAAGTCGATGCAGGAGCAGGAAGTGTCCAGCGACGCCGTGGCCCAGGGCATCGTCACCATTGCCGGCCAGATTGCGCAGACCGGCCAGCTGGTCAACGAAACGGCCGAGGTCGCCGGGGCGCTGGACGTGACCGCCGACCGCCTGATCGGGCTGGTCGGACGCTTCCGCCACGGCCAAATACAGGCTTGA
- the prmA gene encoding 50S ribosomal protein L11 methyltransferase — translation MAWLQVSIDADSRIAERFADALMELGALSTAIEDAAAGTEFEQPIFGEPGEPVDQLWDKSRIIALFDADADVAVMIAAAAAEAGMALPAWKEETVEAQDWVRVTQAQFDPIRISDRLWITPTWHESPAPDAINLALDPGLAFGTGSHPTTRLCLQWLDASITGGEHILDYGCGSGILAIAALKLGAADAVGIDIDKQAVTASNDNAAQNSVTATFGLPDTLVEASQYDVLLANILANPLRVLGDLLASHVRPGGRIVLSGILDEQAEELSRLYSQWFDMDAPVFDEGWTRLTGTRRSV, via the coding sequence ATGGCTTGGCTTCAAGTCTCTATCGATGCTGACAGCCGTATCGCTGAACGCTTCGCCGACGCACTGATGGAACTCGGCGCCCTGTCCACCGCCATCGAGGATGCGGCGGCGGGTACCGAATTCGAGCAACCGATCTTCGGTGAACCGGGCGAGCCGGTCGACCAGTTGTGGGACAAGAGCCGCATCATCGCCCTGTTCGACGCCGACGCCGACGTGGCGGTGATGATCGCCGCCGCGGCCGCCGAGGCCGGCATGGCCCTGCCGGCCTGGAAGGAAGAGACGGTCGAGGCGCAGGACTGGGTGCGGGTGACCCAGGCGCAATTCGACCCGATCCGCATTTCCGACCGGCTGTGGATCACGCCGACCTGGCATGAGTCGCCGGCGCCCGATGCCATCAACCTGGCCCTGGACCCGGGCCTGGCCTTCGGCACCGGCAGCCATCCGACCACGCGGCTGTGCCTGCAGTGGCTGGATGCCAGCATCACCGGCGGCGAGCATATCCTCGACTACGGCTGCGGCAGCGGCATCCTTGCCATTGCCGCGCTGAAGCTGGGCGCCGCCGATGCGGTAGGCATCGACATCGACAAGCAGGCGGTCACCGCCAGCAATGACAATGCGGCTCAGAACAGCGTCACCGCCACCTTCGGTCTGCCCGATACGCTGGTGGAGGCGTCGCAGTACGACGTGCTGCTGGCCAATATCCTCGCCAATCCGCTGCGTGTGCTCGGCGACCTGCTCGCCTCCCACGTGCGCCCCGGCGGCCGCATCGTGCTGTCCGGCATCCTCGACGAGCAGGCAGAGGAACTGTCCCGCCTGTACAGTCAGTGGTTCGACATGGATGCGCCGGTATTCGACGAGGGCTGGACCCGACTGACGGGTACCAGACGGAGTGTTTGA